One window of the Sebaldella sp. S0638 genome contains the following:
- the hrcA gene encoding heat-inducible transcriptional repressor HrcA, whose protein sequence is MNERERAILTAIITHYLEYGESVGSRTLEKKYNIGVSSATIRNVMADLEDQGLIEKMHTSSGRVPTNSGYKLYVEELIKIRKISLNEKKRIEEVYKNKINQIDSIMEETSKLLSKITSYAGIVIEPFIKEESIKKVELVHVNNHMSLAVIVMNNSHVKTINLYYENPVTETEVKESNSILNRLITEQNITFTVSELEKLLQRMNKFEHIKIEDKSSNEKEKIFFDGISNLLDSNATNVEAVIDRAKLLNRPDYLKSIFVKLIETDKYKNGEVYIVFGEDFEVKELEDFSFVFSVYTVEGSKGIIGVIGPKRMEYSKTVGLVNHVSVEVKKMMKKIE, encoded by the coding sequence TAACACACTATCTGGAATACGGAGAAAGCGTAGGATCTCGTACTTTAGAAAAAAAATATAATATAGGAGTATCTTCGGCAACTATCAGAAATGTAATGGCTGATTTGGAAGATCAGGGTTTAATAGAGAAGATGCATACTTCTTCTGGGAGAGTCCCTACAAACAGCGGTTATAAGTTGTATGTAGAAGAACTGATAAAAATTAGAAAAATCTCCCTGAATGAAAAAAAGCGAATAGAAGAAGTATATAAAAATAAGATAAATCAGATTGACAGTATAATGGAAGAAACATCGAAACTTCTGTCTAAGATAACTTCTTATGCAGGGATAGTAATAGAGCCTTTTATAAAAGAAGAGAGCATAAAAAAGGTGGAACTTGTTCATGTTAATAATCATATGTCTCTGGCAGTGATAGTCATGAATAATTCACATGTAAAAACAATAAATCTTTACTATGAAAATCCTGTTACAGAAACAGAGGTAAAAGAATCCAACTCTATATTAAACCGTCTGATAACAGAACAGAATATTACCTTTACAGTATCAGAACTGGAAAAATTACTGCAGAGAATGAATAAATTCGAACATATAAAAATAGAAGACAAAAGCAGTAATGAAAAGGAAAAAATATTTTTTGACGGAATATCAAATCTACTGGACAGCAATGCTACTAATGTAGAAGCAGTAATAGACAGGGCAAAGCTCCTGAACCGGCCGGATTATCTGAAGTCCATATTTGTAAAGCTGATTGAAACTGATAAATACAAAAACGGAGAAGTATATATAGTTTTTGGCGAGGACTTTGAAGTAAAGGAACTGGAAGATTTTAGTTTTGTTTTTTCGGTTTACACGGTAGAAGGTTCAAAAGGGATTATTGGAGTAATCGGGCCGAAACGGATGGAATATTCTAAAACAGTAGGTTTGGTAAACCATGTATCTGTAGAAGTGAAAAAAATGATGAAAAAAATAGAATAA
- the grpE gene encoding nucleotide exchange factor GrpE: MEKDNKTHGMNGEAPVENMENDSQKTVHEEAVQDEITAKINTLEKELEEWKTAYTRKLADFQNYSKRKDNELAELKKYAAEGLILKILDNVDNLERAVSASKENKDVDSLISGLDMVLKGIKEVLVSEGLEEIEADGREYDPYEHQAMMVENINEKDNNVVLDVFNKGYKLKGKVIRPAMVKVNKKN; this comes from the coding sequence ATGGAAAAAGACAACAAAACCCACGGAATGAACGGTGAAGCACCTGTGGAAAATATGGAAAACGATTCACAGAAAACTGTTCATGAAGAAGCGGTTCAGGATGAGATAACGGCAAAGATAAATACTTTGGAAAAAGAGCTGGAAGAGTGGAAAACAGCTTATACAAGAAAGCTTGCCGATTTTCAGAATTATTCAAAGAGAAAAGATAATGAACTGGCTGAATTGAAAAAGTATGCAGCAGAAGGGTTAATACTGAAAATTTTGGATAATGTGGATAATCTTGAAAGAGCAGTATCTGCTTCCAAAGAAAACAAGGATGTAGATTCACTTATATCCGGGCTGGATATGGTGCTGAAAGGAATAAAAGAAGTTCTGGTATCAGAAGGTCTGGAAGAGATAGAAGCAGACGGTAGAGAATACGATCCATACGAGCATCAGGCAATGATGGTGGAAAATATTAACGAAAAAGATAACAATGTAGTTCTTGATGTTTTTAACAAAGGATATAAATTAAAAGGAAAAGTAATCAGACCGGCAATGGTAAAAGTAAATAAAAAAAACTAA